TCGGGATTTGAGCCGCCAGGGGCAGTTGTATCTTAACCTTGACGAGATGAAGGCTATTCGGGATTATTTCCGTAAGGAAAAGCGCAACCCCACCGACGTAGAGCTGGAAACCATTGCCCAGACCTGGAGCGAGCATTGCTGCCACAAGACCTTCCGCGGCAATATCCGTTATACGGCTTACGACGGGAAAAAGTCCAAAACCATTGTCATCCGCAGTTTGTTCAAATCCTTCATTGCCAAAGTCACGCATGAACTTAACAAGCCCTGGTGCGTGTCCGTGTTCCATGACAATGCCGGGGTCATCACTTTTGACGACGATTATCACGTGTGTTTCAAGGTGGAAACGCACAATCATCCCTCCGCCCTGGAACCATTCGGCGGGGCCAATACCGGTGTGGGCGGGGTCATCCGCGACACGCTGGGCACGGGGCTGGCCGCCAAACCATTGTGCAATACCGATATTTTTTGTTTTGCCCCGCCGGACACGCCTGCCAGCCAATTGCCCGCCGGAACCCTGCATCCTCAACGCGTGATGAAAGGGGTGGTCAGCGGCGTGCGCGATTACGGCAACAAGATGGGCATCCCCACGGTCAACGGTGCCATTGTTTTTGACCGTGGTTTCGCGGGCAACCCGCTGGTTTTTTGCGGTAACGTGGGGCTTATTCCCAAGGGCAAGGAAAATAAGAAGGTCAACGCCGGGGACCTCATTGTGACCATGGGAGGGCGCACCGGCCGCGATGGCATCCACGGCGCCACGTTCTCGTCGGGAGAATTGACCAATGAATCAGAAACGATCTCTTCGGGCGCTGTGCAGATCGGCAATCCCATTGAAGAAAAGAAGGTCCTGGACGCGCTCTTAAAGGCGCGCGGCAAAGGGCTGTATTCGGCCATCACCGATTGCGGGGCCGGTGGTTTTTCCAGCGCTGTCGGGGAAATGGGCCAGGAGGCCGGGGCCCGGGTGGACCTGGACAAAGCGCCGCTCAAATATGAAGGCCTGCGTTATGACGAGATATGGATCTCCGAATCGCAGGAGCGCATGGTCCTGGCCGTGCCGCCCGCGAAGATCAATGAGTTCTTGAAATTGTGCGCGGATGAGAATGTCGAGGCCGCGGTCATCGGCGAGTTTGGCGGCAAGCGCCTGCGGCTTTTTTATTGCGGCCGACAGGTGGCGGATCTGGACATGGTTTTTGTCCACGATGGTTTGCCTCAGATCACCAAGGAAGCCGTGTATCGTGCCCCGGCTGTTAAAAAAGAAAAATTGCCGGCAGTCAAGAAAAACCTGACCGCTGATCTGCGCGCGGCTTTAGCTCATAACAATGTCGCTTCCAAAGAAAGCGTCATCCGGGTCTATGACCATGAGGTGCAGGGGACCAGTGTCATCAAGCCCCTGGTCGGTGTTTTCAGCGACGGGCCTTCGGATGCGGCGGTATTGCGGCCCCGATTGCAGAGCAATCGGGGCATTGCGGTGTCCAATGGCATCAACGTCCGTTACGGCATGATCGACCCGTTCTGGATGGCCGCCTCCTGCATTGACGAGGCCATACGACAGATCGTCGCTGTCGGCGGTGATGTCCAACGTATCGCGTTATTGGATAATTTTTGCTGGGGCAATCCGGACAAGAGCGACCGTCTGGGGACCCTGGTGCGCTGCGC
The sequence above is a segment of the Candidatus Omnitrophota bacterium genome. Coding sequences within it:
- the purL gene encoding phosphoribosylformylglycinamidine synthase subunit PurL, whose product is MVWRVEIREKEGVNDCLGQSIAQEIVDLGLTSVKRVRTAAVYLLHGPLNGTDADRICRELLCDPVVQEYRYAAKPMGVWGKGGKPNHTVEIAYNPGVMDPVEASTVKAIRDLGLAGIRAVRTAKQYLFWGKLSKAQAASITSRVLMNKLIQHAVVKPADPFKNISSTASSNAFNMVTVDLLGSSDKGLRDLSRQGQLYLNLDEMKAIRDYFRKEKRNPTDVELETIAQTWSEHCCHKTFRGNIRYTAYDGKKSKTIVIRSLFKSFIAKVTHELNKPWCVSVFHDNAGVITFDDDYHVCFKVETHNHPSALEPFGGANTGVGGVIRDTLGTGLAAKPLCNTDIFCFAPPDTPASQLPAGTLHPQRVMKGVVSGVRDYGNKMGIPTVNGAIVFDRGFAGNPLVFCGNVGLIPKGKENKKVNAGDLIVTMGGRTGRDGIHGATFSSGELTNESETISSGAVQIGNPIEEKKVLDALLKARGKGLYSAITDCGAGGFSSAVGEMGQEAGARVDLDKAPLKYEGLRYDEIWISESQERMVLAVPPAKINEFLKLCADENVEAAVIGEFGGKRLRLFYCGRQVADLDMVFVHDGLPQITKEAVYRAPAVKKEKLPAVKKNLTADLRAALAHNNVASKESVIRVYDHEVQGTSVIKPLVGVFSDGPSDAAVLRPRLQSNRGIAVSNGINVRYGMIDPFWMAASCIDEAIRQIVAVGGDVQRIALLDNFCWGNPDKSDRLGTLVRCAQGCYEFAKAFGTPFISGKDSLYNEYTRKGKSLAIPGTVLISALGIMDDVRRCVTMDFKRSGNAIYMVGRTLDEMGGSVYLDNHGQLGSGVPKVDARRALQIYKALHTAVQSGLAQAMHDCSEGGLAVALAEMAFAGGLGATVLLKNVPYQGASKRDDIILFSESNSRMLVEVAPAHEAFFVRLLKDTAHAKIGMVGQSPEFLVYGLKDVPVIHAGINDLKDVWQMALSI